One window from the genome of Bufo bufo chromosome 4, aBufBuf1.1, whole genome shotgun sequence encodes:
- the LOC120998907 gene encoding vomeronasal type-2 receptor 26-like — translation MVVSPMHCATPRSTCSESCLHGYRKVLLEGKQKCCYYCAPCAEGEISNQTDMETCLVCPNDHWSNGRRDSCVPRPIEFLSYGDTLGSSLIIINLTFCLVTIVVLGIFIKNKDSPIVKANNQNLSFILLLSLIFSFLCPLLFIGRPSDISCLLRQVAFGIIFSLAISSVLAKTVTVVLAFQAIKPGRTLRQWMKRHLSTSLLVICSSGEVLICVFWLFYSPPFADYNTGLEVGKIILQCIEGSAIAFYLSIGYIGFLAMMSFIVAFLARRLPDTFNEAQYITFSMLVFCSVWISFIPPYLSTKGKYMVAVEVFAISCSSAGLLGCILIPKCYIILLRPELNTKSKIRVIRRHYTGEF, via the exons atggtggtatcaccaatgcactgtgct ACACCGCGCTCCACCTGTAGTGAGAGTTGCCTCCATGGATACCGGAAAGTCCTACTGGAAGGAAAACAGAAATGCTGCTACTACTGTGCCCCCTGTGCAGAAGGCGAAATCTCCAACCAGACTG ATATGGAAACATGCTTAGTGTGTCCTAACGATCACTGGTCAAATGGAAGAAGAGATTCCTGCGTCCCAAGACCGATTGAATTCCTGTCTTATGGAGACACACTGgggtcatctctaattattataaaTCTTACATTTTGCCTTGTGACTATAGTTGTGCTGgggatatttataaaaaataaagattctcCGATTGTGAAAGCCAATAACCAGAATCTCAGTTTCATACTTCTCCTCTCACTCATCTTCTCATTTTTATGTCCTCTCTTATTCATTGGACGTCCCTCAGATATATCATGTCTCCTCAGACAAGTGGCTTTTGGAATCATTTTTAGCCTTGCAATTTCTTCAGTCTTAGCTAAAACAGTGACTGTAGTCTTAGCTTTTCAAGCCATTAAACCAGGCAGGACACTGAGGCAGTGGATGAAGAGACACCTCTCCACATCCTTACTTGTTATATGTTCATCTGGAGAAGTTTTGATCTGTGTCTTCTGGTTGTTTTATTCTCCACCATTCGCAGATTATAACACTGGACTAGAGGTTGGAAAGATAATCTTACAATGTATTGAGGGATCTGCCATTGCTTTCTACTTGTCCATCGGCTACATTGGATTTCTGGCAATGATGAGCTTTATTGTAGCTTTCTTGGCCAGAAGACTTCCAGACACCTTCAATGAGGCTCAGTAcatcaccttcagcatgctggtgTTCTGCAGTGTGTGGATCTCCTTCATCCCACCCTACCTCAGCACCAAGGGGAAATACATGGTGGCTGTGGAAGTTTTTGCCATTTCATGTTCCAGTGCTGGACTTCTGGGCTGTATCTTAATTCCCAAATGTTACATTATCCTACTGAGACCAGAACTCAACACAAAGTCCAAAATAAGGGTCATAAGAAGACATTATACAGGAGAATTTTGA